A genomic segment from Kineosporia corallincola encodes:
- the gcvH gene encoding glycine cleavage system protein GcvH, translated as MSDFEYPEDLRYTTDHEWVRVEGNVARIGITAFAQDALGDIVFVTLPEQDTEVQAGTTCGEVESTKSVSDVYAPVSGTVSARNTALDASPELVNTDPYGEGWMFEVTVGGTEAFDGLLSASEYQTQLD; from the coding sequence GTGAGCGACTTCGAGTACCCCGAAGACCTCAGATACACCACTGATCATGAGTGGGTACGGGTCGAGGGCAACGTGGCGCGGATCGGCATCACCGCGTTCGCCCAGGACGCGCTCGGTGACATCGTCTTCGTCACCCTGCCCGAGCAGGACACGGAGGTCCAGGCCGGCACCACCTGCGGCGAGGTGGAGTCGACCAAGAGCGTGAGTGACGTGTACGCCCCGGTCAGCGGTACGGTGTCCGCCCGGAACACGGCACTCGACGCCTCTCCGGAACTGGTCAACACGGACCCGTACGGGGAGGGGTGGATGTTCGAGGTCACGGTGGGCGGTACAGAGGCCTTCGACGGTCTTCTGTCCGCTTCCGAATACCAGACTCAGCTGGACTGA
- a CDS encoding FHA domain-containing protein → MSDGNGQYDTTSPAETTISFGAIPSLDDDQRPTGLSGAEQAAVDALPDQSALLVVQRGPNAGARFLLNAERTTAGRKPSSDIFLDDVTVSRKHAEFVRRDGAFYVRDAGSLNGTYLAGDRIDEALLKDGDEVQIGKYRLVFHPSRRNA, encoded by the coding sequence ATGTCGGACGGGAACGGCCAGTACGACACCACGTCGCCGGCCGAGACGACGATCTCCTTCGGGGCCATCCCGAGTCTCGACGATGACCAGCGACCGACCGGGCTGTCCGGGGCCGAGCAGGCCGCGGTCGACGCACTGCCCGACCAGTCGGCGCTGCTGGTGGTCCAGCGTGGCCCGAACGCGGGCGCGCGGTTCCTCCTGAACGCCGAGCGCACCACGGCCGGCCGCAAGCCGTCCAGCGACATCTTCCTCGACGATGTCACCGTCTCCCGCAAGCACGCCGAGTTCGTGCGGCGTGACGGTGCCTTCTACGTGCGGGATGCCGGCAGCCTGAACGGCACGTACCTGGCGGGCGACCGGATCGACGAGGCGTTGCTGAAAGACGGCGACGAGGTTCAGATCGGCAAGTACCGGCTGGTCTTCCACCCGAGCCGGCGCAACGCCTGA
- a CDS encoding bifunctional nuclease family protein: MRELDVVGVRVEVPSNNPIVLLKERDGDRYLPIWVGAPEANAIANAQQGLVPPRPLTHDLMKDVIEALGRTLSQVRIVALKENVFHAELVFDGGLSVSSRSSDAIALALRVGCPIVGAEEVLEAGGVSVPDEDEDEVEKFREFLDNISPEDFDEKS; encoded by the coding sequence GTGCGGGAGCTTGATGTGGTTGGTGTCAGGGTCGAGGTTCCCTCGAACAACCCGATCGTGCTGCTCAAGGAGCGGGACGGTGATCGTTACCTCCCGATCTGGGTCGGGGCGCCGGAGGCGAACGCGATCGCGAACGCCCAGCAGGGGCTGGTACCACCACGCCCCCTGACCCACGACCTGATGAAAGACGTCATCGAGGCGCTCGGCCGCACGCTCTCCCAGGTGCGCATCGTCGCCCTGAAGGAGAACGTCTTCCACGCCGAACTGGTCTTCGACGGCGGCCTCTCGGTGAGCTCACGGTCGTCCGACGCGATCGCGCTGGCCCTGCGGGTCGGCTGCCCGATCGTCGGCGCCGAGGAGGTGCTGGAGGCCGGCGGCGTCTCGGTGCCCGACGAGGACGAGGACGAGGTCGAGAAGTTCCGTGAGTTCCTCGACAACATCTCGCCCGAGGACTTCGACGAGAAATCCTGA
- a CDS encoding ParA family protein, which produces MVLGLASAALARGVPTLIVDIDPQADATLGLDITAEITTNVATVMGASRRNAQKVNVVPSGWAANGGTLDVLPGSHDMAALDRPTGSERTLARLSHALNQMEGYQLVLIDCPPSLGTITRSGLAASQRAIVVSEPALFSVTAADRALHAIEDVRRNIAPSLQPLGVLVNRYRERSPEHRYRLQELSDMFGPLVLGPSIRERSALQQAQGASQPIHRWPGAPAQELANAFDAHLARVLRANTRGRRPAASSAG; this is translated from the coding sequence GTGGTCCTGGGACTGGCGTCGGCCGCGCTGGCCCGCGGCGTCCCGACACTCATCGTCGACATCGACCCCCAGGCCGACGCGACGCTCGGGCTGGACATCACGGCCGAGATCACCACCAACGTGGCCACCGTGATGGGTGCCTCGCGCCGTAACGCACAGAAGGTGAACGTCGTGCCGAGCGGCTGGGCCGCGAACGGCGGCACTCTCGACGTACTCCCGGGCTCCCACGACATGGCCGCTCTCGACCGCCCGACCGGCAGCGAGCGCACCCTGGCCCGGCTGTCGCACGCCCTGAACCAGATGGAGGGCTATCAGCTGGTGCTGATCGACTGCCCGCCGTCGCTGGGCACGATCACCCGGTCGGGGCTGGCGGCGAGCCAGCGGGCGATCGTGGTGTCGGAGCCGGCGCTGTTCTCGGTGACTGCCGCCGACCGGGCGCTGCACGCGATCGAGGACGTGCGCCGCAACATCGCCCCCTCGCTCCAGCCGCTGGGGGTGCTGGTGAACCGGTACCGGGAGCGCTCGCCGGAGCATCGTTACCGGCTCCAGGAGCTGTCGGACATGTTCGGCCCGCTGGTGCTGGGCCCGTCGATCCGCGAGCGCAGTGCTCTTCAGCAGGCGCAGGGGGCCAGTCAGCCGATCCATCGCTGGCCGGGTGCCCCGGCGCAGGAGCTCGCCAACGCCTTCGACGCGCACCTCGCGCGGGTGTTGCGGGCGAACACCAGAGGACGACGACCCGCCGCCAGTAGCGCCGGCTGA
- the ftsR gene encoding transcriptional regulator FtsR — MVSAAARGRAGGPAGERAGTPRAISIGAVLELLRQEFPDISISKIRYLEDQGLVEPQRTASGYRKFSPEHVDRLRYVLGMQRDRYLPLRAIREHLDAVDRGLEAPVGRLRAVTADEQPRRRFTRAQLLLAAEIHDETLAALESHGLVSARPAGHFDADAVAVARIAGELAGFGIEPRHLRAFRTAADREAGLIEQVTSPIRHRGDGSVARADDVAQELIALCSRLHTSLLKVALERGQT; from the coding sequence ATGGTGAGCGCGGCGGCACGAGGTCGCGCGGGCGGACCGGCCGGAGAACGAGCGGGCACGCCCCGGGCTATCAGCATCGGGGCGGTGCTCGAGTTGCTCCGGCAGGAATTCCCGGACATCTCGATCTCGAAGATCCGCTACCTGGAGGATCAGGGGCTGGTCGAGCCGCAGCGCACTGCTTCGGGCTATCGCAAGTTCAGCCCGGAGCACGTCGACCGCCTGCGGTACGTACTCGGCATGCAGCGTGACCGCTACCTGCCGCTGCGGGCGATCAGGGAACATCTGGACGCGGTCGACCGTGGCCTCGAGGCACCGGTCGGCCGACTCCGCGCCGTGACCGCCGACGAGCAGCCACGGCGCCGGTTCACCCGCGCCCAGTTGCTCCTGGCGGCGGAGATCCACGACGAGACGCTGGCCGCGCTGGAGTCGCACGGCCTGGTATCCGCCCGTCCTGCCGGGCATTTCGACGCCGACGCGGTCGCGGTGGCCCGCATCGCCGGTGAGCTGGCCGGGTTCGGCATCGAGCCCCGGCACCTGCGTGCCTTCCGCACCGCGGCCGACCGTGAGGCTGGCCTGATCGAGCAGGTGACCAGCCCGATCCGGCACCGTGGCGACGGTTCTGTGGCCCGGGCCGACGACGTCGCCCAGGAACTGATCGCCCTGTGCTCCCGGTTGCACACGAGCCTCCTGAAGGTCGCGCTCGAGCGCGGGCAAACCTGA
- a CDS encoding MerR family transcriptional regulator: MLFTDDLPELDEEAGYRGPIACRAAGITYRQLDYWARTGLVQPTVRNATGSGTQRLYSFRDVLVLKVVKRLLDTGVSLQQIRIAVTHLRDRGVEDLAQITLMSDGASVYECTSADEVIDLVQGGQGVFGIAVGRVWREVEGTLAELPAERVDEEPLSDDDELSARRRARAIG, from the coding sequence ATGCTCTTCACCGACGACCTGCCCGAGCTCGACGAAGAGGCCGGCTACCGAGGCCCGATCGCCTGCCGGGCGGCGGGCATCACCTACCGTCAGCTGGACTACTGGGCCCGCACCGGCCTGGTGCAGCCCACCGTCCGCAATGCCACCGGCTCGGGCACGCAGCGCCTCTACAGCTTCCGCGACGTGCTGGTGCTGAAGGTGGTCAAGCGCCTCCTCGACACCGGCGTCTCGTTGCAGCAGATCCGGATCGCCGTCACCCACCTGCGCGACCGCGGCGTGGAAGACCTGGCCCAGATCACCCTGATGAGCGACGGCGCCAGCGTGTACGAATGCACCTCGGCGGACGAGGTGATAGATCTCGTCCAGGGCGGTCAGGGCGTCTTCGGCATCGCCGTCGGCCGGGTCTGGCGGGAGGTCGAGGGCACCCTCGCCGAACTCCCCGCCGAGCGCGTCGACGAAGAACCGCTGTCCGACGACGACGAGCTGTCGGCCCGGCGCCGCGCCCGCGCCATCGGCTGA
- a CDS encoding DUF881 domain-containing protein, which translates to MSAAPRRLDASMTLLREVMERPLDPGYAAAAADPRPRTRRRTALTLALSVLAGVGFTVAVSSIRVPQRESQAVSRELREEIERRTEAVQAQEQSNAALAAANSRAQQDLLGTRGAALSRQVRELGALAGEVAVTGKGLTVTLDDAQGRDEVGGDPRADTGYDEGVVLDADLQVVVNGLWSAGAEAISINGERLTALSAIRSAGEAILVDFRPLVPPYVVSVIGDPAGLQTGFADGDAGPYVQSLRDNNGIRVDIAESGSLTLPGAGQFVLRQAEPVEESPGTQESTDSGGHT; encoded by the coding sequence CGGCCGCGGCCGACCCGCGCCCGCGCACCCGCCGCCGCACGGCCCTCACCCTGGCGCTGTCGGTGCTGGCCGGCGTCGGGTTCACCGTCGCGGTCAGCTCGATCCGGGTGCCGCAGCGCGAGTCCCAGGCGGTCAGCCGCGAGCTGCGCGAGGAGATCGAGCGCCGCACCGAGGCCGTGCAGGCGCAGGAGCAGAGCAACGCCGCGCTGGCGGCCGCGAACTCACGGGCCCAGCAAGACCTTCTGGGTACCCGGGGCGCCGCGCTCAGCCGGCAGGTGCGCGAGCTCGGGGCGCTGGCTGGCGAGGTGGCCGTCACCGGCAAGGGCCTGACGGTCACGCTCGACGACGCGCAGGGCCGCGACGAGGTGGGCGGCGATCCGCGGGCCGACACCGGTTACGACGAGGGTGTGGTGCTCGACGCCGACCTCCAGGTGGTGGTCAACGGCCTCTGGTCGGCGGGCGCCGAGGCGATCTCGATCAACGGCGAGCGGCTCACCGCCCTGTCGGCCATCCGGTCGGCGGGCGAGGCCATCCTCGTCGACTTCCGGCCCCTGGTGCCGCCCTACGTGGTGTCGGTCATCGGCGACCCGGCCGGGCTCCAGACCGGCTTCGCCGACGGTGATGCCGGCCCCTACGTCCAGTCGCTGCGCGACAACAACGGCATTCGTGTCGACATCGCCGAGTCCGGCAGCCTGACCCTGCCCGGCGCTGGGCAGTTCGTGCTGCGGCAGGCGGAACCGGTAGAAGAGAGCCCCGGCACGCAAGAAAGCACGGACTCGGGAGGGCACACGTGA
- a CDS encoding DUF881 domain-containing protein: MTDEKKPDEKKPDETPVEPPPSRPVGAGRSRVIRPAGARRPAPRKPVAEEEVAPEEAVPEPEPQKTEDDETGAPAAPVASSSSSTVRKRLTRLTRVQLLAALLLGALGFGLVVQARQTQSGDLSSLSQSELVRVLDDVSRQGERLDAETKDLEATQNELRSGTDSAAAAEKATRERLAVLGILAGTDPAQGPGVTITIQDPQALVDAATILDTVQELRDAGAEAVQFGQVRVVASTSFTASSTGGAVITDGVEQSPPYRLVAIGDPATMESALNIPGGVLETLHQVGASGTVQRSKDLTVSAVRQVSSPTYAVPQTDTED, translated from the coding sequence ATGACGGACGAGAAGAAGCCGGACGAGAAGAAGCCGGACGAGACGCCGGTTGAGCCACCCCCCAGCCGTCCGGTGGGGGCGGGGCGTAGCCGGGTGATCCGGCCGGCCGGTGCCCGTCGTCCGGCGCCCCGCAAGCCGGTCGCCGAAGAAGAAGTGGCGCCGGAAGAAGCGGTGCCGGAACCAGAACCCCAGAAAACAGAGGACGACGAGACCGGTGCCCCGGCGGCGCCGGTCGCGAGCTCGTCGTCGTCCACCGTCAGGAAACGGCTGACCCGGCTGACCCGGGTGCAGTTGCTGGCGGCCCTGCTGCTCGGGGCGCTCGGGTTCGGGCTCGTGGTGCAGGCCCGGCAGACCCAGTCCGGCGACCTGTCGTCGCTCAGCCAGAGCGAGCTGGTACGGGTGCTGGACGACGTCAGCCGGCAGGGCGAGCGTCTCGACGCCGAGACGAAAGACCTGGAGGCGACGCAGAACGAGCTGCGCTCGGGCACCGACTCGGCGGCGGCCGCCGAGAAGGCCACCCGGGAGCGGCTCGCGGTGCTCGGCATCCTGGCGGGCACCGATCCGGCGCAGGGGCCGGGTGTGACGATCACGATCCAGGACCCGCAGGCCCTCGTCGACGCGGCGACGATTCTGGACACCGTGCAGGAACTGCGCGACGCCGGGGCGGAGGCCGTCCAGTTCGGCCAGGTCCGGGTGGTGGCCAGCACGTCCTTCACCGCGTCGAGCACCGGTGGCGCGGTGATCACGGACGGCGTGGAGCAGTCGCCGCCCTACCGGCTGGTGGCGATCGGCGACCCGGCGACCATGGAGTCTGCCCTGAACATCCCCGGAGGCGTGCTGGAGACGCTGCACCAGGTGGGTGCTAGCGGTACGGTTCAGCGCAGTAAAGATCTCACGGTGTCCGCGGTTCGGCAGGTCAGCAGCCCGACCTACGCCGTGCCCCAGACCGATACCGAAGACTGA
- a CDS encoding small basic family protein produces the protein MIAAIGLLVGVVAGLVLQPTVPLWLQPYLPIAVVAALDAVFGGVRALLDGIFDDRVFIVSFLSNVVVAALIVYLGDHLGVGSQLSTGVVVVLGIRIFSNAAAIRRHIFKA, from the coding sequence GTGATCGCGGCGATCGGACTGCTGGTCGGGGTGGTGGCCGGGCTGGTGCTCCAGCCGACCGTCCCGCTCTGGTTGCAGCCCTACCTGCCGATCGCCGTCGTGGCGGCGCTGGACGCGGTGTTCGGGGGTGTCCGCGCCCTGCTCGACGGCATCTTCGACGACCGGGTCTTCATCGTGTCGTTCCTGTCCAACGTGGTGGTCGCGGCGCTCATCGTGTATCTCGGCGACCATCTGGGCGTCGGGTCGCAGCTGTCCACGGGCGTCGTGGTGGTGCTCGGCATCCGGATCTTCTCCAACGCCGCCGCCATCCGCCGGCACATCTTCAAGGCCTGA